A section of the Bradyrhizobium oligotrophicum S58 genome encodes:
- a CDS encoding TadE/TadG family type IV pilus assembly protein — protein sequence MSAGNKYLGLSSRFRRDESGNIAIIFALALLPILTFVGSAIDYSLAVRAKSKLSASIDAAMLAATGYTAMRGTASDAKTAATNMFNGQMSAHNLASNSLNIDIADSVTARTVTGTATVVVKTAFMYMFGYPTMTVQASSSASASFPTYMDFYVLVDNSPSQGLGATTADMTLLQNATSDKCAFACHDTYTSSSKKTLQTNSYYQIAKNKGVTMRIDVVRSATQSLTDTATASQVVSNQYRMAVYSLGSDCGSLGLSTIASLSSSMSSVKSSVGSLDLMTIPYSGYNNDMCTDYDGTLSAMNGVIPTQGNGSSTSPQKWLFFVADGVADYSYPTTCSKTVLSGGRCQEPLNTTTCTALKARGIKIAVLYTTYLAITNNSWYTTYIAPWRSSIGDIMKSCASPGYYYEVDSSGSIGSALTALFQQAIASAHLTK from the coding sequence GTGTCCGCCGGAAACAAATACCTCGGGCTTTCATCTCGGTTCCGGCGCGACGAGAGCGGTAATATCGCGATCATCTTCGCGCTCGCCTTGTTGCCGATCCTCACTTTCGTCGGCTCGGCCATCGACTATTCGTTGGCGGTGCGCGCCAAGTCCAAGCTGTCCGCGTCGATCGACGCCGCGATGCTGGCCGCGACCGGCTACACCGCGATGCGCGGAACTGCATCGGATGCCAAGACGGCCGCGACCAACATGTTCAATGGTCAGATGTCGGCGCACAATCTGGCATCGAACTCGCTGAACATCGACATCGCCGACAGTGTGACCGCACGAACCGTGACGGGCACCGCCACCGTGGTGGTCAAGACCGCGTTCATGTACATGTTCGGCTATCCGACCATGACGGTCCAGGCCTCCTCGTCGGCCTCGGCATCGTTCCCGACCTACATGGATTTCTACGTTCTGGTCGACAATTCGCCGTCGCAGGGCCTCGGCGCGACCACGGCCGACATGACGCTGCTGCAGAATGCGACCTCCGACAAATGCGCGTTCGCCTGCCACGACACCTACACGTCGAGCTCGAAGAAGACGCTGCAGACCAACAGCTACTATCAGATCGCCAAGAACAAGGGCGTGACGATGCGGATCGACGTCGTCAGGTCCGCGACGCAGTCGCTGACGGACACCGCGACCGCCAGCCAGGTCGTCAGCAACCAGTACCGCATGGCGGTCTACAGCCTGGGCAGCGACTGCGGCTCGCTGGGATTGAGCACCATCGCCAGCCTGTCGTCGAGCATGTCGTCGGTGAAGTCGTCGGTCGGATCGCTCGACCTGATGACGATCCCCTATAGCGGCTACAACAACGACATGTGTACCGATTACGACGGCACCCTCTCCGCCATGAACGGCGTGATCCCCACGCAGGGCAACGGATCGTCGACGAGCCCGCAGAAATGGCTGTTCTTCGTCGCCGACGGCGTCGCCGACTACTCCTATCCGACGACCTGCAGCAAGACCGTGCTCTCCGGCGGCCGCTGCCAGGAGCCCTTGAACACGACGACCTGCACCGCCTTGAAGGCGCGCGGCATCAAGATCGCGGTGCTCTACACCACCTATCTCGCGATCACCAACAACAGCTGGTACACGACCTACATCGCGCCGTGGCGCAGCTCGATCGGCGACATCATGAAGTCCTGCGCCAGCCCCGGCTACTACTACGAGGTCGACTCCAGCGGCAGCATCGGCTCGGCCCTGACGGCGCTGTTCCAGCAGGCCATCGCCTCGGCGCATCTGACGAAGTAG
- a CDS encoding zinc-dependent alcohol dehydrogenase: MSDPEIEHERDAIIRVTSCAICGSDLHLFHNYIPAMMPGDIMGHETMGEVVEVGSGVNGKLKKGDRIVVPFTIICGECEQCRRGNFSVCETTNRNRHLAEKVFGHTTAGLFGYTHLTGGYPGGQADYLRVPFADATHIKVPDSLTDEQALFLSDIFPTGWQAAAQCDIEPDDTVAVWGCGPVGQMAIRSAILLGAKQVIAIDRIPERLAMAEAGGAITINFDSESVVGRLNELTDNKGPEKCIDCVGFESHVSMAQPDSVLDRAKQMFMLENDRPHALREIIYACRPGGIVSIPGVYSGFSDMVPMGALMNKGLTIRTGQTHVNRWTDELVRRIEDGQIDPSFVITHTVPLAQGPEMYRAFRDKQDSCVKVVLKP, from the coding sequence GTGAGCGATCCCGAAATCGAGCATGAGCGGGACGCGATCATCCGAGTCACGAGCTGCGCGATCTGCGGCTCCGACCTGCATCTGTTCCACAACTACATCCCGGCGATGATGCCAGGCGACATCATGGGCCACGAGACCATGGGCGAGGTCGTCGAGGTCGGTTCCGGCGTCAACGGCAAGCTCAAGAAGGGCGACCGCATCGTCGTCCCCTTCACGATCATCTGCGGCGAATGCGAGCAGTGCCGGCGCGGCAATTTCTCGGTCTGCGAGACCACCAACCGCAACCGGCATCTGGCCGAGAAGGTGTTCGGGCACACCACGGCAGGCCTGTTCGGCTACACGCATCTGACCGGCGGCTATCCCGGCGGCCAGGCGGATTATCTGCGCGTGCCGTTCGCGGATGCGACCCACATCAAGGTCCCCGACAGCCTGACCGACGAGCAGGCGCTGTTTCTCAGCGACATCTTCCCGACCGGATGGCAGGCGGCGGCGCAATGCGACATCGAGCCTGACGATACGGTCGCGGTGTGGGGCTGCGGACCGGTCGGACAGATGGCGATCCGCAGCGCCATCCTGCTGGGAGCCAAGCAGGTGATCGCGATCGACCGCATTCCCGAACGGCTGGCGATGGCGGAGGCCGGCGGCGCCATCACCATCAATTTCGACAGTGAGAGCGTGGTCGGACGGCTGAACGAGCTGACCGACAACAAGGGTCCGGAGAAGTGCATCGATTGCGTCGGGTTCGAGAGCCATGTCAGCATGGCGCAGCCCGACAGCGTGCTCGACCGCGCCAAGCAGATGTTCATGCTCGAGAACGACCGGCCGCATGCGCTGCGTGAGATCATCTATGCCTGCCGTCCCGGCGGCATCGTCTCGATCCCCGGCGTCTATAGCGGCTTCTCCGACATGGTGCCGATGGGCGCGCTGATGAACAAGGGGCTGACGATCCGCACCGGCCAGACCCACGTCAACCGCTGGACCGACGAGCTGGTCCGGCGCATCGAGGACGGCCAGATCGACCCGTCCTTCGTGATCACCCACACCGTTCCGCTGGCGCAGGGACCTGAGATGTATCGCGCATTCCGCGACAAGCAGGACAGCTGCGTCAAGGTCGTGTTGAAGCCATAA
- the pgm gene encoding phosphoglucomutase (alpha-D-glucose-1,6-bisphosphate-dependent): protein MAKTDPAAGKPIANAALANIPRLITAYYALKPDPHVPTQRVAFGTSGHRGSSLKTGFNENHILATTQALCDYRRQQGLDGPLFVGIDTHALAEPALASALEVFGANGVEVMVDKDGGYTPTPVISHAIISYNKGRTAHLADGIVITPSHNPPDDGGYKYNPPHGGPADTDATAEIERQANVYLANDLDGVSRISYSQARQRGSVHPYDYITPYVADLANTVDLDAVKSAGIKIGIDPLGGAAVAYWAPIIERYGLNAEIVNDVVDPTFRFMTADWDGKIRMDCSSPYAMASLIGMRERFDVAFANDTDADRHGIVTRSGGLMNPNHYLATAISYLFAHRPDWRADAAIGKTIVSSSMIDRVARKLGRKLVETPVGFKWFVEGLSSGGFGFAGEESAGASFLKRDGTVWTTDKDGLILGLLAAEIMARRGRDPSELYKELTAELGAPVYERIDVPASPPAKAALKALTPETLNLKELAGDPVRVVHTKAPGNGQSFGGIKVETDYGWFAARPSGTEDVNKLYAESFRDAEHLKRIQSEAQAALAKVG, encoded by the coding sequence ATGGCCAAGACAGACCCCGCCGCCGGCAAGCCGATCGCCAATGCCGCGCTCGCCAACATTCCGCGGCTGATCACGGCCTATTATGCGCTGAAGCCTGACCCGCACGTGCCGACCCAGCGCGTCGCGTTCGGCACCTCGGGCCATCGCGGCTCGTCGCTGAAGACCGGCTTCAACGAGAATCACATTCTCGCCACCACCCAGGCGCTCTGCGACTACCGGCGCCAGCAGGGACTCGACGGCCCGCTGTTCGTCGGCATCGACACCCATGCCCTGGCCGAGCCGGCGCTCGCCAGCGCGCTGGAGGTGTTCGGCGCCAACGGCGTCGAGGTGATGGTCGACAAGGACGGCGGCTACACGCCGACGCCGGTGATCTCGCACGCGATCATTTCCTACAACAAGGGCCGCACCGCCCACCTCGCCGACGGCATCGTCATCACGCCGTCGCACAATCCGCCTGACGATGGCGGCTACAAATACAATCCGCCGCATGGCGGCCCGGCCGATACCGACGCGACCGCCGAGATCGAGCGGCAGGCCAACGTCTATCTCGCCAACGACCTCGATGGCGTGTCGCGCATCAGCTACAGTCAAGCCAGACAGCGCGGCTCGGTTCATCCCTACGACTACATCACGCCTTACGTCGCCGATCTCGCCAACACCGTCGACCTCGATGCAGTGAAGTCGGCGGGGATCAAGATCGGTATCGATCCGCTCGGCGGCGCGGCCGTCGCCTATTGGGCGCCGATCATCGAGCGCTACGGCCTCAACGCCGAGATCGTCAACGACGTCGTCGATCCGACCTTCCGCTTCATGACCGCGGACTGGGACGGCAAGATCCGCATGGACTGCTCGTCGCCCTACGCGATGGCGAGCCTGATCGGCATGCGCGAGCGCTTCGACGTCGCCTTCGCCAACGACACCGACGCCGACCGCCACGGCATCGTCACCCGCTCGGGCGGACTGATGAATCCGAACCACTATCTCGCGACCGCGATTTCCTATCTGTTCGCGCACCGGCCCGACTGGCGGGCGGACGCCGCCATCGGCAAGACCATCGTGTCGAGCTCCATGATCGACCGCGTCGCGCGCAAGCTCGGCCGCAAGCTGGTCGAGACCCCCGTCGGGTTCAAATGGTTCGTCGAGGGGTTGAGCTCCGGCGGCTTCGGCTTCGCCGGCGAGGAGAGCGCCGGCGCCTCCTTCCTCAAGCGCGACGGCACGGTGTGGACCACCGACAAGGACGGCCTGATCCTCGGCCTGCTCGCCGCCGAGATCATGGCCAGGCGTGGCCGCGATCCGAGCGAGCTCTACAAGGAGCTGACGGCAGAGCTCGGCGCGCCGGTCTATGAGCGCATCGACGTTCCGGCGAGCCCGCCGGCCAAGGCCGCGTTGAAGGCGCTGACGCCGGAGACCCTGAACCTCAAGGAACTCGCCGGCGATCCCGTCCGTGTCGTGCACACGAAGGCGCCGGGCAACGGCCAGTCGTTCGGCGGCATCAAGGTCGAGACCGACTACGGCTGGTTCGCGGCGCGCCCTTCCGGCACCGAAGACGTCAACAAGCTCTATGCGGAAAGTTTTCGCGATGCCGAGCATCTCAAGCGCATCCAGAGCGAGGCCCAGGCGGCGCTGGCGAAGGTGGGGTGA
- a CDS encoding lytic murein transglycosylase — MAPEAAAPRPKPAPSMRAAACHNGQSFDRFLAELKQRAVADGVSQRAIAAASPYLTYDQGIVNRDRGQRVFGQLFTEFAGRMAASYRMQNGQQHIKAHAAAFARAEKEYGVPPAVIAAFWGLESDFGANMGNLPVLPSLVSLAYDCRRSERFQNETIAALKVIDRGDLAPDEMIGSWAGELGQTQFLPTHYVTYAVDYDGDGRRNLLRSAPDVIGSTANYIATGLKWRRGEPWLEEIRVPQSFPWEQADLTVKAPRSKWAGLGVSYADGRPLPNDALEASVLLPMGRNGPAFLAYANFAAYTEWNNSLIYSTTAGYLATRIAGAPPMRKASGPVAQLPFNEIKELQQLLVKAGFDVGKVDGVLGQQSRIAVKTMQLRLGLPADSWPTAELLVRMRGTPRAQAAPASATATR, encoded by the coding sequence ATGGCCCCGGAGGCCGCCGCACCGCGGCCAAAGCCGGCGCCATCGATGCGCGCCGCGGCCTGCCATAACGGCCAGAGCTTCGACCGCTTTCTCGCCGAGCTGAAGCAGCGCGCCGTCGCAGACGGCGTGTCGCAGCGCGCGATCGCGGCCGCCTCGCCCTACCTCACCTATGACCAGGGCATCGTCAACCGCGACCGCGGCCAGCGGGTGTTCGGCCAGCTGTTCACCGAGTTCGCCGGCCGCATGGCAGCAAGCTACCGGATGCAGAACGGCCAGCAGCACATCAAGGCACATGCGGCCGCCTTTGCGCGCGCCGAGAAGGAGTATGGCGTGCCGCCGGCGGTGATCGCCGCATTCTGGGGCCTGGAGAGCGACTTCGGCGCCAACATGGGCAATTTGCCGGTGCTGCCCTCGCTGGTGTCGCTGGCCTATGACTGCCGCCGCAGCGAGCGCTTCCAGAACGAGACCATCGCCGCCTTGAAGGTCATCGACCGCGGCGACCTCGCGCCGGACGAGATGATCGGCTCCTGGGCGGGCGAGCTCGGCCAGACCCAGTTCCTGCCGACGCATTACGTCACCTACGCCGTCGACTATGACGGCGACGGCCGCCGCAACCTGCTGCGCAGCGCCCCGGACGTCATCGGCTCGACCGCGAACTACATCGCGACGGGGCTGAAATGGCGCCGCGGCGAGCCGTGGCTGGAGGAGATCCGCGTGCCGCAGAGCTTCCCCTGGGAGCAGGCCGATCTCACGGTCAAGGCGCCGCGCAGCAAATGGGCGGGCCTCGGCGTCAGCTACGCCGACGGCCGGCCACTGCCGAACGATGCGCTCGAAGCCTCGGTGCTGCTGCCGATGGGGCGCAACGGCCCGGCGTTCCTGGCCTATGCCAATTTCGCCGCCTACACCGAGTGGAACAATTCGCTGATCTATTCGACCACGGCCGGCTATCTGGCCACCCGCATAGCCGGCGCGCCGCCGATGCGCAAGGCCAGCGGCCCGGTCGCGCAGCTGCCATTCAACGAGATCAAGGAGCTGCAGCAGCTGCTGGTGAAGGCCGGCTTCGACGTCGGCAAGGTCGACGGCGTGCTGGGACAACAGAGCCGGATCGCGGTCAAGACCATGCAGCTGCGGCTGGGGCTGCCGGCCGACTCCTGGCCGACTGCGGAGTTGCTCGTGCGCATGCGCGGTACGCCGCGGGCGCAGGCCGCGCCGGCTTCAGCAACCGCGACACGCTAG
- a CDS encoding VOC family protein, giving the protein MVPSGSLIAILPCSDLDASERFYNLLGFRRPDSEKPAPGEPDTYRMLSNPERGCLHLTDAVEGWLTPGRNPFGLYLYLENVDAAAREFQQSPEDKPWGMYEFALSDPDETLVRVGWPTRLRTGAQ; this is encoded by the coding sequence ATGGTTCCTTCCGGATCTTTGATAGCCATCCTGCCGTGTAGTGACCTCGATGCGTCGGAGCGGTTCTACAATCTACTAGGCTTCAGGCGCCCCGATAGCGAAAAGCCTGCTCCAGGTGAACCCGACACCTATCGCATGCTGTCGAACCCAGAACGTGGATGTTTGCACCTGACGGACGCGGTCGAAGGCTGGCTGACGCCGGGCCGAAATCCGTTTGGACTTTATCTTTATCTCGAGAACGTCGACGCTGCGGCGCGCGAATTTCAGCAATCGCCAGAAGACAAGCCGTGGGGGATGTACGAATTTGCGTTATCTGATCCGGATGAAACGCTGGTCCGTGTCGGCTGGCCGACCCGTCTGCGCACCGGAGCGCAATAA
- a CDS encoding DUF1993 domain-containing protein, giving the protein MSFYDSTVPAYLQILGSLSGLLSKAEAYCEAKKIAPEVLLGARLYPDMLPLSKQIQLACDFAAKGCARLSHSEVPSTPDTETSFAELRQRLAKTVDYLKTFTPAQFEGADSRDVTFPAAAGATMTLKGQEFVNRVSFPNFYFHAAIAHGILRHHGVEIGKRDFLGVA; this is encoded by the coding sequence ATGTCCTTTTACGATTCGACCGTGCCGGCCTACCTTCAGATCCTCGGCAGTCTGTCCGGCCTGCTCAGCAAGGCGGAAGCCTATTGCGAGGCCAAGAAGATCGCTCCGGAGGTGCTGCTCGGGGCACGCCTGTATCCGGACATGCTGCCGCTCTCCAAGCAGATCCAGCTCGCCTGCGACTTCGCCGCCAAAGGCTGTGCGCGGCTGTCGCACAGCGAGGTCCCGAGCACACCCGACACCGAGACGAGCTTTGCCGAGCTGCGCCAGCGCCTCGCCAAGACCGTCGATTACCTGAAGACCTTCACGCCGGCGCAGTTCGAGGGCGCCGATAGCCGCGACGTCACGTTCCCCGCCGCGGCGGGCGCCACCATGACTCTGAAGGGTCAGGAGTTCGTCAACCGGGTCTCGTTTCCGAATTTCTATTTCCACGCCGCGATCGCGCACGGCATTCTGCGACATCATGGCGTGGAGATCGGAAAGCGGGATTTTCTCGGGGTCGCCTGA
- a CDS encoding ABC transporter permease → MKVALGSTFAKPWIWSFIGALAVWLAAIVFTGGYGAGGMLSAALSLAVFTVVVGVGQMFVITLGPGNVDLSLPANIGLASAVAMTVMAGDDQRIALGLLAALACGAAVGTANYLLIWALRIPPIIATLSASFVIQSIDISYGRGLQIKPPPGFAEFTNIQLFGIPLLAMLTVLFMIGANVVLQRTVFGRSVLAIGQNMRAARLAGIPVNRVRFATYVLSGTLGGIDGALLAGYFRGANVDIGNEYLLASIAVVVIGGTSVAGGKANIPGLFGAALFLVLLLTMLNTFGVSAGVRLVLTGLVIVAVITAASGAETAR, encoded by the coding sequence ATGAAGGTCGCCCTCGGAAGCACGTTCGCCAAGCCATGGATCTGGTCCTTCATCGGCGCGCTCGCCGTATGGCTGGCGGCGATCGTCTTCACCGGCGGCTACGGCGCCGGCGGCATGCTGAGCGCGGCGCTCTCGCTCGCCGTGTTCACGGTCGTGGTCGGGGTCGGCCAGATGTTCGTGATCACGCTCGGCCCGGGCAATGTCGACCTGTCGCTGCCGGCCAATATCGGTCTTGCGAGCGCGGTGGCAATGACCGTGATGGCCGGCGACGACCAGCGCATTGCGCTCGGACTGCTCGCCGCTCTCGCGTGCGGTGCTGCGGTCGGGACAGCGAACTATCTGCTGATCTGGGCCCTGCGGATTCCCCCGATCATCGCGACGCTGTCGGCGAGCTTCGTGATCCAGTCGATCGACATCAGCTATGGTCGCGGGCTCCAGATCAAGCCGCCGCCGGGCTTTGCCGAATTCACCAACATCCAGCTGTTCGGCATCCCGTTGCTGGCGATGCTGACCGTGCTGTTCATGATCGGTGCGAATGTCGTGCTGCAACGGACTGTGTTCGGACGGTCCGTGCTGGCGATCGGACAGAACATGCGGGCCGCACGACTGGCCGGCATCCCCGTCAACCGGGTGCGCTTTGCCACCTACGTGCTGTCGGGCACGCTCGGCGGCATCGACGGCGCGCTGCTCGCCGGCTACTTCCGCGGCGCCAATGTCGACATCGGCAACGAATATCTGCTGGCCTCGATCGCGGTGGTCGTGATCGGCGGCACGTCGGTCGCCGGTGGCAAGGCCAATATTCCCGGCCTGTTCGGCGCGGCACTGTTCCTGGTGCTACTGCTGACCATGCTCAATACGTTCGGCGTCAGCGCCGGTGTACGCTTGGTGCTGACCGGCCTCGTCATCGTGGCGGTCATCACTGCGGCGAGCGGCGCTGAAACGGCACGCTGA
- a CDS encoding ABC transporter permease: protein MASLNAVAKQALPMLGARNLPRLLRALLPALSLALVLIGIAWLNPRAISYFGFTLMLNLAVPIALATVAQMFVIAGNDLDLSIGAFVGFVGCVTATWLRETPLLGIVTLLGCIAAYAGLGALIHLRNLPSIVVTLGMSFVWQGLAILMLPKPGGKAPDWLLTIMAVKPPFVPFPVLAAALIAVVAHVGLMRTSYGAVLRGCGGNSLAISRAGWSLLKAKMTLFACTGLFGVLSGLALIGTTTSGDANIGNGYTLLSIAGVILGGGEFVGGRVSPIGAVIGALTLALAASPLLTFMRIPPDWQVAANGAILIVVLAARVLISRKDAAR from the coding sequence ATGGCGTCGTTGAACGCGGTCGCGAAACAGGCCTTGCCCATGCTCGGCGCGCGCAACCTGCCGCGGTTGCTGCGGGCGCTGCTGCCGGCGCTGTCGCTGGCGCTGGTGCTGATCGGCATCGCCTGGCTCAACCCGCGCGCCATCAGCTATTTCGGCTTCACCTTGATGCTCAATCTCGCGGTGCCGATTGCGCTGGCAACCGTGGCGCAGATGTTCGTGATCGCGGGCAACGACCTCGATTTGTCGATCGGGGCATTCGTCGGCTTCGTCGGCTGCGTCACCGCGACCTGGCTGCGCGAAACCCCGCTGCTGGGGATCGTCACGCTGCTCGGCTGCATCGCTGCCTATGCGGGCCTCGGCGCACTGATCCATCTGCGCAACCTGCCTTCGATCGTCGTCACCCTGGGCATGAGCTTCGTCTGGCAGGGCCTTGCCATCCTGATGCTGCCGAAGCCCGGCGGCAAGGCGCCGGACTGGCTGCTGACGATCATGGCGGTCAAGCCGCCATTCGTGCCGTTCCCGGTCCTGGCTGCGGCTTTGATCGCCGTGGTCGCCCATGTCGGACTTATGCGCACGTCCTATGGCGCCGTTCTGCGCGGCTGCGGCGGAAATTCACTCGCGATCAGCCGGGCCGGCTGGTCGCTGCTCAAGGCGAAGATGACGCTGTTTGCCTGCACCGGCCTGTTCGGCGTGCTGTCGGGCCTGGCGCTGATCGGCACCACGACCTCGGGCGACGCCAACATCGGCAACGGCTACACGCTGTTGTCCATCGCCGGGGTCATCCTCGGCGGCGGAGAGTTTGTCGGCGGCCGGGTCTCACCGATCGGCGCGGTCATCGGCGCCTTGACCCTGGCCTTGGCGGCGTCGCCGCTCCTCACCTTCATGCGCATTCCGCCGGACTGGCAGGTCGCAGCCAATGGCGCGATCCTGATCGTGGTGCTCGCCGCCCGTGTGCTGATCAGCAGGAAGGACGCGGCACGATGA
- a CDS encoding sugar ABC transporter ATP-binding protein, whose translation MTVTCPELVRLDGIEKHFGAVRALGGVDLALASGECLGLVGHNGAGKSTLMHILAGTAAADRGHLAIGGVKPVGYSPDLAKELGVRCVFQELSLCPNLTVAENARVFHPSLTGFAWRRKAGRLILDKLDAIFPGHGIAASDLVEDLPIGRRQMVEVARAFTVTDQPVRLVILDEPTSSLDAHTSGQLLGFMRRVIAEGVSCIFISHVLGEVLANCDRIVVMRDGRTVADAPATAFDRDSLVGAMGDVEAHMRDAAASHGQARGRSPLRVRARLKRQNRAQDPVVQELVAHEGEVIGLAGLAGHGQTELLLTVFAAATGTVSGVEVMASVALVAGDRQSDGVFPLWSIAENIGVRSLSRLRRGLLISPAREHALAMEWRDRIGIRTPDVHNNILSLSGGNQQKVLFARALGSDARIVLMDDPMRGVDVGTKLEVYALIRAEADNGRTFLWYTTETDELKQCDHVYVFRNDAIVADLTRDELTEQKVIQSSFAEAG comes from the coding sequence ATGACCGTCACGTGCCCTGAGCTGGTCAGACTGGACGGCATCGAAAAGCATTTCGGCGCCGTCCGCGCTCTTGGCGGCGTCGACCTCGCGCTTGCTTCAGGCGAATGCCTTGGGCTCGTCGGACACAATGGTGCAGGCAAGTCGACGCTGATGCACATCCTTGCCGGCACTGCGGCTGCCGATCGCGGACATCTCGCGATCGGCGGCGTGAAGCCGGTCGGCTATTCACCGGATCTCGCCAAGGAGCTGGGCGTACGCTGCGTGTTCCAGGAACTGTCGTTGTGCCCGAATCTGACGGTCGCCGAGAATGCCCGCGTTTTCCATCCTTCGCTGACAGGCTTCGCCTGGCGACGGAAGGCAGGACGGCTGATCCTCGACAAGCTCGACGCCATCTTCCCCGGCCACGGCATTGCTGCGTCCGATCTTGTCGAGGACCTTCCGATCGGGCGACGTCAGATGGTGGAGGTCGCGCGCGCCTTCACGGTGACGGACCAGCCGGTGCGGTTGGTCATCCTCGATGAGCCGACCTCGTCGCTCGATGCCCACACCTCCGGACAGCTGCTTGGCTTCATGCGCCGAGTGATCGCCGAAGGCGTCAGCTGCATCTTCATTTCACATGTGCTGGGTGAGGTGCTTGCGAATTGCGATCGTATCGTAGTGATGCGGGATGGCCGGACCGTTGCCGATGCGCCTGCAACGGCGTTCGATCGCGACAGCCTGGTCGGCGCGATGGGCGATGTGGAGGCTCACATGCGCGACGCCGCCGCCAGCCATGGGCAGGCGCGCGGGCGATCGCCCTTGCGGGTGCGTGCGCGCCTGAAGCGCCAGAACAGGGCTCAAGATCCGGTGGTCCAAGAGCTGGTGGCCCATGAGGGCGAGGTCATCGGTCTCGCCGGTCTCGCAGGGCATGGCCAGACTGAGCTGCTGCTTACCGTGTTCGCAGCCGCGACAGGCACGGTGAGCGGCGTAGAGGTCATGGCGAGCGTGGCGCTTGTGGCCGGCGATCGTCAGTCGGATGGCGTGTTTCCGCTGTGGTCGATTGCCGAAAACATCGGCGTCCGCTCGTTGTCCCGACTGCGCCGGGGCCTGCTGATCTCTCCTGCGCGGGAGCATGCGCTGGCGATGGAGTGGCGCGACAGGATCGGGATTCGCACGCCCGATGTCCACAACAACATTCTCTCCTTGTCGGGCGGCAATCAGCAAAAGGTGCTGTTCGCCCGTGCGCTCGGCTCGGACGCGCGCATCGTGCTGATGGACGATCCGATGCGCGGGGTCGACGTCGGCACCAAGCTTGAGGTCTACGCGCTCATTCGCGCGGAGGCGGACAATGGCCGCACGTTCCTGTGGTACACCACGGAGACCGACGAGTTGAAGCAATGCGACCATGTCTATGTCTTTCGCAACGATGCGATCGTGGCCGATCTGACCCGCGACGAGCTGACCGAGCAGAAGGTCATCCAGTCCTCGTTCGCAGAAGCAGGCTGA
- a CDS encoding substrate-binding domain-containing protein codes for MKSGIGIAAVCAAVSIIVGGSAHADTSGKKIAFSNNYAGNSWRQAMLKSYEIVTKKAVTDKVVAAADIFTTADKEVPTQAAQIQNLILQGYDAIVINASSPDALNGAVKQACSAGIIVVSFDGVVTEPCAYRVVVDFKAMGMQEVEQMAKFQPKGGNLLEIRGLAGTSIDDAIHAGILEGVKAHPQFKIVGSVTGDWDQTTAQKAVATVLPSLPEIVGVVDQGGDGYGAAQAFAAAGKPRPTIIMGNRQDELQWWKEQKAKDGYTTWSASIAPGVSTLAFWVAQQVLDGNKNIPHDLLVPYLAFTQDNFEAELPNIPKGSVASHEYTQAEAIAAIKANMK; via the coding sequence ATGAAGTCCGGCATCGGGATCGCGGCCGTTTGCGCCGCCGTCAGCATCATCGTCGGCGGGTCGGCGCATGCCGACACCAGCGGCAAGAAGATCGCGTTTTCAAACAACTATGCGGGCAATTCCTGGCGTCAGGCGATGCTCAAGAGCTATGAGATCGTCACCAAGAAGGCCGTGACCGACAAGGTCGTCGCTGCCGCAGATATCTTCACGACCGCCGACAAGGAGGTGCCGACCCAGGCCGCGCAGATCCAGAATCTGATCCTGCAGGGCTACGACGCCATCGTCATCAACGCCTCTTCTCCCGATGCCTTGAACGGCGCGGTCAAGCAGGCCTGCAGTGCCGGCATCATCGTGGTGTCGTTCGACGGCGTCGTCACCGAGCCCTGCGCCTACCGTGTCGTCGTCGACTTCAAGGCGATGGGGATGCAGGAGGTCGAGCAGATGGCGAAATTCCAGCCCAAGGGCGGCAACCTGCTCGAAATCCGCGGGCTTGCCGGCACGTCGATCGACGATGCCATCCACGCCGGAATCCTCGAAGGCGTGAAGGCGCACCCGCAGTTCAAGATCGTCGGCTCGGTCACCGGCGACTGGGATCAGACGACGGCGCAGAAGGCGGTCGCGACCGTGCTGCCGTCGCTGCCCGAGATCGTGGGCGTGGTCGACCAGGGCGGTGACGGCTATGGCGCAGCCCAGGCCTTTGCCGCCGCCGGCAAGCCGCGCCCCACCATCATCATGGGCAACCGTCAGGACGAGTTGCAGTGGTGGAAGGAGCAGAAGGCAAAGGACGGCTACACCACGTGGTCGGCCTCGATCGCACCCGGCGTATCGACCCTGGCGTTCTGGGTCGCCCAGCAGGTGCTCGACGGCAACAAGAACATTCCCCACGATCTGCTGGTGCCCTACCTCGCGTTCACCCAGGACAATTTCGAGGCTGAGCTGCCCAACATTCCGAAGGGCAGCGTCGCCAGCCACGAATACACGCAGGCGGAAGCGATCGCGGCGATCAAGGCCAACATGAAGTGA